Proteins from one Ovis aries strain OAR_USU_Benz2616 breed Rambouillet chromosome 12, ARS-UI_Ramb_v3.0, whole genome shotgun sequence genomic window:
- the LOC132657532 gene encoding plasma membrane calcium-transporting ATPase 4-like yields the protein MMKDNNLVWHLDACETMGNATAICSVKTGTLTMNRMSVVQAYIGDTHYQEIPSPDDLVPKVLDLTVSGIFINSAYTSKILPPEKVGSLPRQVGNKTECALLGFVSDLKQDYHAVRSEVPEEKLYKVYTFNSVRKSMSTVIAKPGGGYRMYSKGASKIILRK from the exons atgatgaaagacaataacctggTGTGGCACTTGGACGCTTGTGAGACCATGGGCAACGCCACAGCCATCTGCTCGGTCAAGACGGGCACACTGACCATGAACCGCATGAGTGTGGTGCAGGCTTACATTGGAGACACTCATTACCAAGAGATCCCAAGCCCTGATGACCTTGTGCCCAAGGTCCTGGACCTCACTGTCAGTGGCATTTTCATCAACAGTGCCTACACCTCTAAGATTCTG cctccagagaagGTGGGCAGCCTGCCCCGGCAGGTGGGCAACAAGACCGAGTGCGCCCTGCTGGGCTTCGTCTCGGACCTGAAGCAGGATTACCACGCCGTGCGCAGCGAGGTGCCCGAGGAGAAGCTCTACAAGGTGTACACCTTCAACTCGGTGCGCAAGTCCATGAGCACAGTCATCGCGAAGCCGGGCGGCGGCTACCGCATGTACAGCAAGGGCGCCTCCAAGATCATCCTGCGCAAGTGA